Proteins from a genomic interval of Lolium perenne isolate Kyuss_39 chromosome 1, Kyuss_2.0, whole genome shotgun sequence:
- the LOC127339707 gene encoding obtusifoliol 14-alpha demethylase-like, whose amino-acid sequence MSEPGVRNADDMLQCLIDSRYKDGRGTTETEVVGMLVSALFAGQHTSSSTGTWTGARLLADDNAAHLRAAVREQQRIMARHGGRVDYEVLQEMEALHRCVKETLRLHPPTMVLLRHAHRSFVVRNREGEEYEVPEGCTVASQSSRWRTGGAASRRTPCGQWARR is encoded by the coding sequence ATGTCCGAGCCCGGCGTCCGAAACGCCGATGACATGCTGCAGTGCCTGATCGACTCCCGGTACAAGGACGGCCGCGGCACGACGGAGACGGAGGTGGTCGGGATGTTGGTCTCGGCGCTGTTCGCGGGGCAGCACACCAGCTCCAGCACGGGCACGTGGACCGGGGCGCGCCTCCTCGCGGACGACAACGCCGCGCACCTTCGCGCCGCCGTCCGGGAGCAGCAGCGGATCATGGCGAGGCACGGGGGCCGCGTCGACTACGAGGTACTCCAAGAGATGGAGGCCCTCCACCGCTGCGTCAAGGAGACGCTGCGGCTGCACCCGCCGACGATGGTGCTGCTGCGCCACGCGCACCGGAGCTTCGTCGTGCGAAACAGGGAGGGAGAGGAGTACGAGGTCCCCGAGGGCTGCACGGTGGCGAGCCAGAGTTCTCGTTGGCGGACGGGCGGAGCggcgtctcgtcgaacaccttgcgggCAGTGGGCACGGCGGTAG